One Romboutsia sp. 13368 genomic window carries:
- a CDS encoding S-layer homology domain-containing protein: MNGDGNKTFRPEEKISRQEVAVVLXRLEAGQ; this comes from the coding sequence ATGAATGGTGATGGAAATAAAACTTTCAGACCAGAAGAAAAAATAAGCAGACAAGAAGTTGCTGTAGTTTTARCTAGATTAGAAGCTGGTCAAGA
- the aspS gene encoding aspartate--tRNA ligase: protein METLNGLKRTHYCGDLRESNINEEVVLMGWVQKKRNLGGLVFVDLRDRSGLCQIIFDTDVNAEAFAKAEKLGSEYVVAVKGKVAERSSKNPNMPTGDIEVFATELKVLNKSETPPIYIKDDDNVSEELRLKYRYLDLRKPSMQKNLMLRSRVAGIVRNYLTENNFCEIETPFLIKPTPEGARDYLVPSRVNEGKFYALPQSPQLFKQLLMVSGMDRYFQIVKCFRDEDLRADRQPEFTQIDCEMSFVEEEDVRAIMEKMVQRIFKEVLNVEVSLPLPVMPYSEAMERYGSDKPDTRFGYELTNISDIVANCGFGVFANATKKGMSVRGINVEGKAEEFTKKQIGKLEDHAKTYKAKGLAWMKIGANREVTSPIAKFFNEEEITAILDRMNAKEGDLLLFVADKDSVVFDALGQVRLEVARRLDLLNNNEYKMLWVTEFPLFEEDEETGRFIAKHHPFTSPIDEDLDKLEDGDKASLRAKAYDIVINGYEVGGGSVRIFNSDVQKRMFAALGLSEEEAYEKFGFLLDAFKYGTPPHAGIAFGLDRLIMILAGTTNIKDVIAFPKNQSAVCPMTNAPAVADEEQLKELSIQLALETQE from the coding sequence ATGGAAACTCTGAATGGCTTAAAGAGAACTCATTACTGTGGGGACTTAAGAGAGAGCAATATAAATGAAGAAGTTGTACTTATGGGATGGGTACAAAAGAAAAGAAACTTAGGGGGATTAGTATTCGTTGACCTAAGAGATAGAAGTGGATTATGTCAAATAATATTTGATACTGATGTAAATGCTGAAGCTTTTGCTAAAGCAGAAAAATTAGGTTCTGAATATGTTGTTGCAGTTAAGGGGAAAGTTGCAGAAAGATCATCTAAAAACCCTAATATGCCAACTGGTGATATAGAAGTATTTGCTACTGAATTAAAAGTATTAAATAAATCAGAAACACCACCAATATATATAAAAGATGACGATAATGTTTCAGAAGAATTAAGATTAAAATATAGATACTTAGATTTAAGAAAACCATCTATGCAAAAGAACTTAATGTTAAGAAGTAGAGTAGCTGGTATAGTTAGAAATTATTTAACTGAAAATAATTTCTGTGAAATAGAAACTCCATTCTTAATAAAACCAACTCCAGAAGGTGCTAGAGATTACTTAGTGCCAAGTAGAGTTAATGAAGGTAAATTCTATGCATTACCACAATCACCACAATTATTTAAGCAATTATTAATGGTAAGTGGTATGGATAGATACTTCCAAATAGTTAAGTGTTTCAGAGATGAAGACTTAAGAGCTGATAGACAACCTGAATTTACTCAAATAGACTGTGAAATGTCATTTGTTGAAGAAGAAGATGTTAGAGCTATAATGGAAAAAATGGTACAAAGAATATTCAAAGAGGTATTAAATGTAGAAGTTAGCTTACCACTTCCAGTTATGCCTTACTCAGAAGCTATGGAAAGATATGGTTCAGACAAGCCTGACACTAGATTTGGATATGAATTAACTAACATATCTGATATAGTAGCTAACTGTGGATTTGGAGTATTTGCAAATGCAACTAAAAAAGGTATGAGTGTTAGAGGTATAAACGTAGAAGGTAAAGCAGAAGAATTTACTAAAAAGCAAATAGGTAAATTAGAAGACCATGCTAAGACTTATAAAGCTAAAGGTCTTGCTTGGATGAAGATAGGAGCTAACAGAGAAGTTACTTCTCCAATAGCTAAATTCTTCAATGAAGAAGAAATAACTGCAATACTTGATAGAATGAATGCTAAAGAAGGCGACTTATTATTATTCGTTGCTGACAAGGACTCAGTAGTATTTGATGCATTAGGTCAAGTTAGACTTGAAGTTGCAAGAAGACTTGATTTATTAAATAACAATGAATACAAAATGTTATGGGTAACTGAATTCCCATTATTCGAAGAAGACGAAGAAACAGGAAGATTCATAGCTAAACATCACCCATTCACATCTCCTATAGATGAAGACTTAGATAAATTAGAAGATGGAGATAAAGCATCTTTAAGAGCTAAGGCTTACGATATAGTTATAAATGGATATGAAGTAGGTGGAGGAAGTGTTAGAATATTCAACTCTGACGTTCAAAAGAGAATGTTTGCTGCATTAGGACTTTCTGAAGAAGAAGCTTACGAAAAGTTTGGATTCTTATTAGATGCATTTAAATATGGAACACCACCACATGCAGGAATAGCATTTGGACTAGATAGATTAATAATGATACTTGCAGGAACTACTAACATAAAAGATGTTATAGCATTCCCTAAAAACCAAAGTGCAGTTTGTCCAATGACAAATGCTCCAGCAGTAGCAGATGAAGAACAACTTAAAGAATTAAGCATACAACTTGCTTTAGAAACTCAAGAGTAA
- a CDS encoding S-layer homology domain-containing protein has protein sequence SVYYTTEDIMSNIGDCRNKIKNFLIENKILQDIKGHWAYDSIKQFIDNGYIEGYEDKTFRPDNSISRAEFVRIVNKVFNYTNQGGIVFDDTKDNWAKDEIDIAVTNGVAQGVGENKFAPEEYITREAAAKMLANYXKIEDEXHDKIKKFPDYNKIAEWAKDAFEGNVENGYIQGTDALHQRTT, from the coding sequence AAGTGTATATTATACAACTGAAGATATAATGAGTAATATAGGAGATTGCAGAAATAAAATAAAAAATTTTCTAATAGAAAATAAAATTCTACAAGATATAAAAGGACATTGGGCATATGATTCAATTAAACAATTTATAGATAATGGATATATAGAAGGATATGAAGATAAAACATTTAGACCGGATAACTCTATATCAAGAGCAGAATTTGTAAGAATAGTAAATAAGGTATTTAACTATACAAACCAAGGTGGAATAGTATTTGATGATACTAAAGATAACTGGGCAAAGGATGAAATAGATATAGCAGTTACAAATGGAGTAGCTCAAGGTGTAGGAGAGAATAAATTTGCACCAGAAGAATATATAACAAGGGAAGCAGCAGCAAAGATGTTAGCTAATTACATKAAAATAGAAGATGAASRTCATGATAAGATAAAAAAATTCCCTGATTATAATAAAATAGCTGAATGGGCAAAAGATGCCTTTGAAGGAAATGTTGAAAATGGATATATACAAGGAACTGATGCCTTGCACCAAAGAACAACATAA
- the hisS gene encoding histidine--tRNA ligase encodes MLTKAPRGTKDITPKDAYKWNYVENKFREICSLFGYEEMRTPVFEHTELFKRGVGDTTDIVQKEMYSFTDKGGRDITLKPEGTAGVVRAFIENKLYADTQPTKLFYITPCFRYERPQAGRQRQFHQFGVEALGSDKPSIDAEVIALAIQFFNEVGLKDLAVSINSVGCPTCREEYNATLKQYLDTKSDVLCETCLERKDKNPMRVIDCKNPTCKENLTDIPFMVDHICDDCKDHFEKLQTYLKEMDINFVVDRSIVRGLDYYKKTAFEIISNDIGSQSTVCGGGRYDGLVEQLGGPKGVSGIGFGLGAERLLLTMENNNIEIENPYSTDIFIVTIGEEAKTKSFKLLKDLRTNHISAENDHLDRSVKAQFKYSDKINAKFTIVIGDDELANDAATLKNMATSEQITIKLSEIVKELKSRM; translated from the coding sequence ATGTTAACTAAAGCTCCAAGAGGAACTAAGGACATAACTCCTAAAGATGCATATAAATGGAATTATGTTGAAAATAAATTTAGAGAAATATGTTCATTATTTGGATATGAAGAAATGAGAACTCCAGTGTTTGAACACACAGAGTTATTTAAAAGAGGTGTAGGAGATACTACAGATATAGTACAAAAAGAAATGTACTCATTTACAGATAAAGGTGGTAGAGATATAACTTTAAAGCCAGAGGGAACAGCAGGTGTAGTTAGAGCATTTATAGAAAATAAATTATATGCTGATACTCAACCAACAAAGTTATTCTATATAACTCCTTGTTTTAGATATGAAAGACCACAAGCAGGAAGACAAAGACAATTCCATCAATTTGGGGTAGAAGCACTAGGTAGTGATAAACCATCAATAGATGCAGAAGTTATAGCATTAGCTATACAATTCTTTAATGAAGTTGGTCTTAAAGATTTAGCAGTAAGTATAAACTCTGTTGGATGTCCTACTTGTAGAGAAGAATACAATGCTACTTTAAAACAATATCTTGATACAAAATCAGATGTGTTATGTGAAACATGTTTAGAAAGAAAAGATAAAAATCCAATGAGAGTTATAGATTGTAAAAATCCTACTTGTAAGGAAAACTTAACAGATATACCTTTCATGGTTGATCATATATGTGATGATTGTAAAGATCACTTTGAAAAATTACAAACATACTTAAAAGAAATGGATATAAACTTTGTAGTTGATAGAAGTATAGTTAGAGGACTTGATTACTACAAGAAAACTGCATTTGAAATAATATCTAACGATATAGGTTCTCAAAGTACAGTTTGTGGTGGAGGAAGATACGACGGACTTGTTGAGCAATTAGGTGGACCTAAGGGAGTTAGTGGTATAGGATTTGGATTAGGAGCTGAAAGATTATTATTAACTATGGAAAATAATAATATAGAAATAGAAAATCCATATTCAACTGATATATTTATAGTAACTATAGGGGAAGAAGCTAAGACTAAGAGTTTTAAATTACTTAAAGACTTAAGAACAAACCATATAAGTGCAGAAAATGATCACTTAGATAGAAGTGTTAAGGCTCAATTTAAATACTCTGACAAAATAAATGCTAAATTTACTATAGTTATAGGTGATGATGAATTAGCTAATGATGCTGCTACATTAAAGAATATGGCAACATCAGAACAAATAACTATTAAGTTAAGTGAAATAGTTAAAGAATTAAAGTCTAGAATGTAG
- a CDS encoding IS3 family transposase translates to MSKKIFXXQEILELSKNKYVKNVTAKGITYTNEFKLQFIAEYENGKTSRVIFEDAGFDVDVIGIKRIDSASLRWRTAYKDKGVLGLEDTRSLNSGRTLNRELTIEEILAKKDAEIEYLKAELELIKKLELQERQVINKKIPASKIFKLIQNLIQNFNLKNMTRHLCKIANVSTSGYYNFLNNFKARNIKENKDFISKEIILKAFNYRGYKKGSRSIKMVLENKFNIIMNRKKIQRIMRKYNITCPIRKANPYKRIAKATKEHRVVPNRLNREFKQKIPGKVMLTDITYMPYGNNKIAYLSTIKDSSTNEILAYNLSNSLAIDIVTETINKLVKLKSFKLHKDAFIHSDQGSHYTSPIFQKLLKKYNLGQSMSRRGNCWDNAPQESFFGHMKDEIDYKNCRTIEELKILIDDYMDYYNNDRYQWNLKKLTPVQYRNQLLKTS, encoded by the coding sequence ATGAGCAAAAAGATATTTAYAGWRCAAGAAATATTAGAATTATCTAAAAATAAATATGTAAAAAATGTAACTGCAAAAGGCATAACTTATACTAATGAATTTAAGTTACAGTTTATCGCAGAATATGAGAATGGAAAAACTTCAAGAGTTATTTTCGAAGATGCAGGATTTGATGTTGATGTAATTGGAATTAAACGTATAGATTCTGCTAGTCTAAGATGGAGAACAGCATATAAGGATAAAGGTGTTTTAGGTTTAGAAGATACTAGGAGTTTAAATTCAGGAAGAACACTTAATAGGGAATTAACTATTGAAGAAATCCTTGCTAAGAAAGATGCTGAAATCGAGTATCTTAAAGCGGAGCTTGAATTAATAAAAAAGCTAGAGCTGCAAGAAAGGCAGGTGATAAATAAGAAGATACCTGCATCTAAAATATTTAAACTAATTCAAAATTTAATTCAAAACTTCAATCTTAAGAACATGACGAGACATTTATGCAAAATTGCTAATGTCTCTACTTCAGGTTATTATAATTTTTTAAACAATTTTAAGGCTAGAAATATAAAGGAAAATAAAGATTTTATATCTAAGGAAATTATCTTAAAAGCATTTAACTATCGTGGATATAAGAAGGGCTCTAGATCTATAAAAATGGTATTAGAGAATAAATTCAATATTATAATGAACAGGAAGAAAATCCAAAGAATTATGAGAAAATATAATATTACTTGTCCTATACGTAAAGCTAATCCTTATAAACGTATTGCTAAAGCTACAAAGGAACATAGAGTAGTTCCTAATAGACTRAATAGAGAATTTAAGCAAAAAATACCTGGTAAGGTAATGCTAACTGATATTACATATATGCCGTACGGCAATAATAAAATAGCATATTTATCTACGATAAAAGATTCATCAACAAATGAAATATTAGCATATAACCTTTCTAATAGCTTAGCTATAGATATTGTAACTGAAACTATAAATAAATTAGTTAAATTAAAGTCATTTAAATTACATAAAGATGCGTTCATCCACTCTGATCAAGGTTCTCATTATACAAGTCCAATCTTTCAAAAACTACTTAAGAAATATAACTTAGGTCAATCTATGTCTCGTAGAGGCAATTGTTGGGATAATGCTCCGCAGGAATCGTTCTTCGGACATATGAAAGATGAAATTGATTACAAAAACTGTAGAACAATAGAAGAACTTAAAATATTGATAGATGATTACATGGATTATTACAATAATGACCGTTATCAGTGGAATTTAAAAAAGCTGACTCCTGTACAATACAGAAATCAACTTTTAAAAACTTCTTAA
- a CDS encoding threonine/serine exporter family protein: MTNMPVYMHFLYSTLATIGFSIYFNVPKSALIPSGLTGGIGWSLYYILINSTNNDILSNFLAAIVVAWISEILARKLKHPAILFVIPGIIPLVPGLGMYNTMLYLVQSNYELAISKGANVLFVGGAISLGVLVVTSLSRTFNLVSLAKIHSNKISK, from the coding sequence ATGACTAATATGCCTGTTTATATGCATTTTTTATATTCAACCCTTGCTACTATTGGGTTCTCTATATATTTTAATGTACCTAAGTCTGCTCTTATACCATCTGGTTTAACAGGTGGAATTGGATGGAGTCTTTATTATATTTTAATAAATTCTACTAATAACGATATATTATCTAACTTTTTAGCAGCTATCGTTGTTGCTTGGATAAGTGAAATTTTAGCTAGAAAATTAAAACATCCTGCAATATTATTTGTTATACCAGGTATAATACCTTTAGTCCCAGGACTTGGAATGTACAATACTATGCTTTACTTAGTTCAGTCTAATTATGAACTTGCAATATCTAAGGGTGCTAATGTATTATTTGTAGGTGGTGCTATTTCACTTGGTGTTTTAGTTGTAACGTCACTATCTAGAACTTTTAATTTAGTTTCATTAGCTAAGATTCATAGTAATAAGATAAGTAAATAA
- a CDS encoding threonine/serine ThrE exporter family protein, with amino-acid sequence MNNEYNQDYKKDILRLALFIGELMLSNGAETYRVEDSIIRICKSRGFHHINVFTSPTVIIISDDRFDGLSFMKTIKSRSIDLNKISLLNNFSREFVSNTDLTVNDAMIKLKDIIQSNSYSTKVIYFWTGIASAFFAGLLGGNDIHTFICTFVTSIFAVIIYNKIMKLSSIPAFSSLLASTFIAIIGVLLTNIGFLDTPKMLIVGSIMFLLPGVSFIKAIRDLISGDLISGVARAFDAGMTAIAIACGVGLILDLWFRMGGVF; translated from the coding sequence ATGAATAATGAATATAATCAAGATTATAAAAAAGACATCCTTAGGTTAGCATTATTTATAGGTGAACTCATGTTATCTAACGGTGCCGAAACTTATCGTGTAGAAGACAGTATAATTAGAATTTGTAAATCAAGAGGTTTTCATCATATAAATGTATTTACATCTCCTACTGTAATAATAATATCCGACGATAGATTTGATGGATTAAGTTTTATGAAAACTATTAAATCTAGATCTATAGATTTAAATAAAATTTCATTACTAAATAACTTTTCTAGAGAGTTTGTTTCTAATACAGATTTAACAGTAAACGATGCTATGATTAAATTAAAAGATATAATTCAATCTAATAGCTACTCTACAAAAGTAATATATTTTTGGACTGGTATTGCATCTGCATTTTTTGCAGGTCTTTTAGGAGGTAATGATATACATACATTTATATGTACATTTGTAACTTCAATATTTGCAGTAATAATTTATAATAAAATTATGAAATTAAGTTCTATACCAGCTTTTTCAAGTTTATTAGCATCTACATTTATAGCTATAATTGGAGTTTTACTTACTAATATAGGATTTCTTGATACTCCCAAAATGCTAATAGTTGGATCTATTATGTTTTTACTTCCTGGAGTATCATTTATAAAAGCTATAAGAGATTTAATTTCTGGAGATTTAATTTCTGGTGTTGCTCGTGCCTTTGATGCAGGTATGACTGCTATAGCAATTGCTTGTGGAGTTGGTTTAATACTAGATTTATGGTTTAGAATGGGAGGTGTATTCTAA
- a CDS encoding S-layer homology domain-containing protein has product MSNWAKDHVDALNDKGIITGYEDGTFLPKKGITRGEAVIMLSRAEKLKK; this is encoded by the coding sequence ATATCAAATTGGGCAAAAGACCATGTAGATGCATTAAACGATAAAGGTATAATAACTGGGTATGAAGATGGAACATTCCTTCCTAAAAAAGGAATAACTAGAGGTGAAGCTGTAATAATGCTAAGTAGAGCAGAAAAACTAAAAAAATAA
- a CDS encoding preprotein translocase subunit SecA: IIQALRADILMQRDIDYVVKDNEVMIVDEFTGRVMEGRRFSEGLHQAIEAKEGVEIKNESKTLATVTYQNYFRMYKKLSGMTGTXKTEEQEFMSTYNLPVIQIPTNKPVIRKDLEDKLYKTEKAKFLEILNVIENIHLTGQPILVGTASIEKSEILSYLLNKKGLKHQLLNAKNDEEEAQIVAEAGKLNAITIATNMAGRGTDISLGGGDKEEEKKVKELGGLYVIGTERHENRRIDNQLRGRSGRQGDPGTSRFYVSLEDEVMKFYGSSKAKKIAEKLGDNKEIKDKKLLKTIEISQKALEMKNFGIRKNVLEYDNVINKQRELIYTDRNKVINGEDISEHINEIIY; the protein is encoded by the coding sequence TATAATACAAGCATTAAGAGCAGATATACTTATGCAAAGAGATATAGATTATGTAGTAAAAGATAATGAAGTAATGATAGTTGATGAATTTACAGGAAGAGTAATGGAAGGAAGAAGATTTTCAGAAGGACTTCATCAAGCAATAGAAGCTAAAGAAGGTGTAGAAATAAAAAATGAGTCTAAAACTTTAGCAACAGTAACATACCAAAACTACTTTAGAATGTATAAAAAATTATCGGGAATGACAGGWACAGSAAAAACAGAAGAACAAGAATTTATGTCAACTTATAATCTACCTGTAATCCAAATACCAACAAATAAACCAGTTATAAGAAAAGACTTAGAAGATAAACTATATAAAACTGAAAAAGCAAAGTTTTTAGAAATATTAAATGTTATAGAAAATATACACTTAACGGGTCAACCAATATTAGTAGGAACTGCATCAATAGAAAAATCAGAGATACTATCTTACTTACTTAATAAAAAAGGATTAAAACACCAGCTACTAAATGCTAAAAATGATGAAGAAGAGGCACAAATAGTAGCTGAAGCAGGAAAACTAAACGCAATAACTATTGCAACTAATATGGCAGGAAGAGGAACTGACATATCTTTAGGTGGTGGAGATAAAGAAGAAGAGAAAAAAGTAAAAGAACTTGGTGGACTATATGTAATAGGAACAGAACGTCATGAAAATAGAAGAATAGATAATCAGTTAAGAGGGCGTTCTGGACGTCAAGGAGATCCAGGAACTTCAAGATTTTATGTTAGTTTAGAAGATGAAGTAATGAAATTCTATGGAAGCTCTAAAGCAAAAAAGATAGCAGAAAAACTAGGTGATAATAAAGAAATAAAAGATAAAAAACTATTAAAGACAATAGAGATTTCTCAAAAAGCATTAGAAATGAAAAACTTTGGTATAAGAAAAAATGTATTAGAGTATGACAACGTAATAAACAAACAAAGAGAATTAATATACACAGATAGAAATAAAGTTATAAATGGAGAAGATATATCTGAGCATATAAATGAAATAATATATAA
- a CDS encoding N-acetylmuramoyl-L-alanine amidase family protein, with the protein MKYKLKLKNLIMITMLASMPILLNTAIINADTIEDEFLSVINKYKIEDVVVEEGISLEKGKTLDLSQYPNWELSDDETIEINSNGIAKAVNEGTVFLSQRIGXKIYIVEIYVXSETSTYSIGSRETQPRGYYKVFIDAGHGGSDPGALGFGYRESDINLQVAKKVESQLKAKGIDVKMSRSSDVFYSLSQRAEMANDYGADAFVSIHQNSASSTSANGIET; encoded by the coding sequence GTGAAGTACAAATTGAAACTAAAGAATTTAATAATGATAACCATGTTAGCATCTATGCCAATATTATTAAATACAGCAATAATTAACGCAGATACCATAGAAGATGAGTTTTTATCTGTGATAAATAAGTACAAGATAGAAGATGTAGTTGTAGAAGAGGGAATATCTTTAGAAAAAGGAAAAACATTAGATTTATCTCAATATCCTAATTGGGAGTTATCAGATGATGAAACAATAGAGATAAATTCAAATGGAATTGCCAAGGCAGTTAATGAAGGAACAGTATTTTTAAGTCAAAGAATAGGTRAAAAGATATATATAGTAGAAATATATGTAMCATCAGAAACATCAACRTATAGTATAGGATCTAGAGAGACTCAACCTAGAGGATATTATAAAGTATTTATAGATGCAGGTCATGGTGGAAGCGATCCAGGAGCTTTAGGATTTGGATATCGTGAATCAGATATAAATTTACAAGTGGCAAAAAAGGTAGAATCACAGCTAAAAGCAAAAGGTATCGATGTGAAAATGAGTAGAAGCTCAGATGTATTTTATTCTTTATCACAAAGAGCCGAAATGGCTAATGATTACGGTGCAGATGCATTTGTATCAATACATCAAAATTCAGCTAGTTCAACATCGGCAAATGGTATAGAAACTTA
- a CDS encoding SoxR reducing system RseC family protein codes for MNQQGYIIEIVDNITAKLKLKRHSACASCGKCTTTSEEKDIIVEVDNTIGAKVGDRVEVNMETMNVLKAAFIVYTIPLIALLIGTVGTFYILNAINFNGNIEIISAIVGLIFTIMVFLILKKNDKKFRDSKEYIPIVTRIVVSEGNEITL; via the coding sequence ATGAATCAACAGGGGTATATTATTGAGATTGTAGATAATATAACTGCAAAGTTAAAATTAAAACGCCATTCTGCTTGTGCATCTTGTGGTAAATGTACAACTACATCTGAAGAAAAGGATATAATAGTTGAGGTTGATAATACAATAGGTGCTAAGGTAGGAGATAGAGTAGAAGTTAATATGGAAACTATGAATGTATTGAAGGCTGCTTTTATAGTATATACAATACCTTTAATAGCACTTTTAATAGGAACAGTAGGTACTTTTTATATACTAAATGCAATAAATTTTAATGGAAATATTGAAATTATAAGTGCAATTGTTGGATTAATATTTACTATTATGGTATTTTTAATACTAAAGAAAAATGATAAGAAGTTTAGAGATAGCAAAGAATATATACCTATAGTTACTAGAATTGTAGTAAGCGAAGGAAATGAAATAACATTATAG
- a CDS encoding metal-sensitive transcriptional regulator produces the protein MKDKDLLIKRLNRIEGQVKGIQKMVEEERYCIDILTQISAIRSAINKVGSIILENHIKGCVVNSIKEDNSEESIAELMRTIDKFTK, from the coding sequence ATGAAAGATAAGGACTTGCTTATAAAAAGGCTAAATAGAATAGAAGGACAAGTTAAGGGAATACAAAAAATGGTAGAAGAAGAAAGGTATTGCATAGATATACTAACCCAAATATCAGCCATAAGATCTGCTATTAATAAAGTTGGATCTATTATACTTGAAAATCATATAAAGGGATGTGTTGTAAATAGTATAAAAGAGGATAATAGTGAAGAATCAATAGCTGAGCTTATGAGAACTATAGATAAATTTACAAAATAA
- a CDS encoding small, acid-soluble spore protein, alpha/beta type gives MDLQSKNNAKEALNNLKMEIATELGYYYNMRTDKVECYDPQGTLDGQAENIRAGVEVGGMTSRKLVEMGEKALVDKYNNSIK, from the coding sequence ATGGACTTACAAAGTAAAAATAATGCTAAAGAAGCTTTAAATAATCTAAAGATGGAAATAGCTACAGAGCTAGGATATTACTATAATATGAGAACTGATAAAGTAGAGTGTTATGATCCACAAGGAACATTAGATGGACAAGCTGAAAATATAAGAGCTGGTGTTGAAGTTGGTGGAATGACTTCTAGAAAGCTTGTTGAAATGGGAGAAAAAGCTTTAGTTGATAAATATAATAACAGTATTAAATAA